One genomic segment of Syntrophales bacterium includes these proteins:
- a CDS encoding SDR family NAD(P)-dependent oxidoreductase — protein sequence MIQKYSVAVVTGASIGIGRAVAKQLAQAKVKLILIARREEKLRALAHELRDLTTCYLVNCDLRDHAKLAQHFKELPDAFSAVDILINNAGLALGVAPAQQSSWRDWQDMIDINCTALAHITHLLLPGMVARNRGHVVNIGSVAGTYPYLGGNVYGATKSFVKQFSLNLKADLLGTAVRVTNIEPAMVGGTEFSQVRFKGDEGKAAQVYEGVEPLRPESVADAVLWAVSQPPHVNITRIELMPVCQAASGIAVDRKLP from the coding sequence ATGATTCAAAAATATAGCGTTGCTGTCGTGACGGGCGCATCGATCGGCATTGGGCGGGCGGTGGCCAAGCAATTGGCGCAGGCCAAAGTAAAGCTTATTTTAATTGCGCGCCGCGAAGAAAAATTGCGGGCGCTTGCCCATGAGCTGCGAGATTTGACAACTTGCTATCTGGTGAATTGTGATCTTCGCGACCACGCAAAACTGGCCCAACATTTTAAAGAGCTGCCGGACGCTTTTTCTGCCGTCGATATTTTAATCAACAATGCCGGTTTGGCCTTGGGCGTGGCGCCTGCGCAACAATCTTCGTGGAGGGACTGGCAGGACATGATAGATATAAATTGTACAGCGCTGGCCCACATCACCCATTTGCTTTTACCGGGGATGGTCGCCAGAAACCGCGGTCATGTTGTGAATATTGGCTCGGTTGCCGGCACTTATCCCTACCTTGGCGGCAACGTATATGGAGCCACGAAGTCTTTTGTGAAGCAGTTCTCGCTCAATTTGAAGGCCGATCTTCTGGGGACCGCTGTCCGAGTTACCAATATAGAGCCGGCCATGGTGGGCGGCACAGAGTTTTCGCAGGTGAGGTTTAAGGGCGATGAAGGTAAGGCGGCGCAGGTTTACGAAGGGGTCGAGCCTCTTCGTCCCGAGTCCGTGGCTGATGCGGTGCTTTGGGCGGTTTCTCAGCCGCCGCATGTCAATATAACCAGGATTGAGTTAATGCCCGTATGTCAAGCTGCCAGCGGGATTGCCGTTGACAGAAAATTACCATAA
- the hisF gene encoding imidazole glycerol phosphate synthase subunit HisF, giving the protein MLSKRIIPCLDVRDGRLTKGIKFQQNVDIGDPVEAARKYYEQGADEIVFYDITASAERRTIMLDVVKRVAETIFIPFSVGGGIKTLEEMRQVILAGAEKVSLNSWAVQHPEIITEGARAFGNQCIVLGMDVKKAPVSQQIPSGYEIVINGGRTPTALDALWWAKEGERLGAGEICLNSIDTDGTQNGYELTLTEMISTGVGIPVIASGGAGQPEHLLDVLTTGKADAALIASMVHYRSYTISSIKTFLAENSVRVRQLW; this is encoded by the coding sequence ATGCTTAGCAAAAGGATTATCCCCTGCCTCGACGTCCGCGACGGTCGTCTGACAAAAGGGATTAAATTTCAGCAAAACGTGGATATCGGCGATCCGGTCGAAGCGGCACGCAAGTATTATGAGCAAGGCGCCGACGAAATTGTCTTTTACGACATCACCGCTTCTGCCGAGCGGCGGACGATCATGCTGGATGTCGTCAAACGGGTTGCCGAAACGATCTTCATTCCGTTTTCCGTGGGGGGCGGCATCAAGACACTGGAGGAGATGCGACAGGTAATCCTTGCCGGAGCGGAGAAGGTCAGCCTTAACTCGTGGGCTGTGCAGCATCCGGAAATAATAACCGAGGGGGCGAGGGCCTTCGGCAATCAGTGCATAGTTTTGGGTATGGATGTAAAAAAGGCGCCGGTAAGTCAGCAGATCCCCTCCGGATACGAAATCGTCATCAATGGCGGACGAACGCCAACCGCCCTGGACGCCCTCTGGTGGGCAAAAGAGGGAGAGAGACTCGGTGCGGGGGAGATCTGTCTGAACTCTATCGACACAGATGGAACTCAAAATGGCTATGAACTGACCCTTACCGAAATGATCTCCACCGGCGTCGGAATCCCGGTAATCGCCTCCGGCGGCGCAGGTCAACCGGAGCACCTGCTCGACGTTTTAACTACGGGGAAGGCCGATGCCGCCCTGATCGCCTCGATGGTTCATTACCGCAGCTATACGATCTCTTCAATAAAGACCTTTCTTGCCGAAAACTCCGTCAGAGTACGCCAATTATGGTAA